The genome window CTTTGTCTAAATTTCCATCCCAACACTCGGGTAAAAAATTCTTTTACACATAATGGAGATGGAAAAAGAATCGCTCTAATCTTTCCTTTCTCTAATTGGTAATAATATGGGATACATTTTAAGTATTAAGAGTCAGAACATTTTGATAACATTAATTTTATTAGATTTATTGGATTGCATTCTAATAATTTTCAACAAATACATTTAGTGGATTACATTCTAATCGTTTtaacaaattattaatttaataAATAGGAATAGAATAAGTTAAAAAAAGAGCTATGATAAAAGAATTTTTGTCAAACACCATCATCAACTAACCATGAAAAAATTCCAAGCAAAAACTAGTCTAGTATAGATGAAGAGATATTGTATGGACTGGAACTAAGAAATAACATACACTACAATTCAAAGGCAATATACACGGGAATTAAAAAAGACCACAATAGAATGCATGGAATCTCACTAGCCCTAAGACtagtaaatggtaaaagggGTGGATTATGGTTTTATTCTATCCGTTTAAATCCAAACCATTTgtatccatttattaaatgattGTAACTGGATTGAATTAAACTTATCCACTATCCATTTAAGAAGATCCATTTATCAACCATTTACCCATTTTACAGCTTATAGCCCTGATGATACATTTTTTATTGTGATACAGATAAAAAGGCAAAATAATATTGCAAGTGAAACAGAACCTTGACCTAATTCTTTCAGTTGTTTGTTCTCATGTGATCCAGTTGGCTTTTGCCATCAAGTTTGGTGCTTAGCATCAGTCTGACATAGTCCTCCAATCCTAATGTCTTGTATTGTGCTCCATTTTCTTTGACAAGCTCCGGTAGAGGACCGATTTTTGCTGTCAAATTTGCAATGTGAAATGCAGCAATTGACAGCCTTTCTATCTGGAAATCCACAACAGCTCTATGCTCTATGCTTCTATATTCCCCATTACTCATTATCTGCATTCcaccaaaaataaaagcaaCATGAACTGAAAAGCAAGTTATAGATGTTCTTCAGAAGCACTCTTAACTTCTTTTTTTCCAGTTGTTTAGTCTTTATCTATTCATGTATCGAGTTATTATCTTTTTATGGTTAGGTACCTCCATCATATCACCAATGTTGACTATAATTGCTCCAGGAATGGGTTTAATGGGCACCCATGTATTACTTTTCTTGATTTGCAGGCCTTGAACATCATTCACTTGAACTAATAAGGTCAGTCCTGTTCCATCAGAGTGTGGAGAGAGGCCAATAACTTTGTCTGATTGCCTGCAGGGTGGATAGTAATTCATTCTTATTCCTTGCGTGCCGTCCTGATAAATGCTGCATAGTTTGCCTGGCTCCAACCCAAGATTCAACTCGATAAGTTTGAAGAGGCTCATGCAAACCTTGTGAATTTGAAGTGAGTATTCATCCAAGGTTGATCTGACATCATCGGAAAATTGCAGTTAGCATTGTGATGAAATTTTTGCGCACAACTTTTTGGCTTTTTGTCGCCTAAAAAAATCCTCGTCGCTTTCTAATCGAAGCAAAAGATGCTTCATCATAACGACTAAAATGTCTTATGTTTTATAATTGTGCGCAGATAGAGGATAAATTCCCATGACTAATGGGAGATTATCAAAGCAGAAAGGACCTTGAGTCCTTGAAAACAGGACTAGCCATCAAGATTGATTAGGCTATTGAAGAGACTGATTATAGAGCAgtagttattattatttttttttaaaaaaaattcttttagcGGGGGTGCGGTTGAGTATAAAAAGTGGGGACGGAGAAGAGTAGAATTCAACCCATGACCTctgattccttttctttttttttttttttcaacgacAACATTTCATTCATAAATTTGACATGGTCCAGAGCAACTGCCCTTACAATCCGCTTGAACTAACTCAAGCAACCACACTGGGAAGTCAGACTTCCATTCAGCCGTATTCTGCAAGCTTAATGCTACTTAGCTAGACCATGACCTCTAATTCCTTGATCTTCAATTTTAGCCACTAGACCAAGGCCTCCTTGGCCAATAATAAAGTAAGATAATTTTGCTGCAAATGTGGGGGAAAATTGTGATAATGTGTACTATTCATGGTTTACCTAAAAGATGTTGGCGAATTAGGCCAGAATCTCAAGTTTCTTTGAGAAACTGGCAATGAATTGAGGAAGAGCATGTCCCCCCAGTCAAGCTTTTGATCCTCTGATACAACAAATGCTTGGCCATAGCCTTCAATACGATTTGGTTCTTGTGCTCAAGCCATTTTCTGCTGTAATGGCAGCTTGAAGAAATCCTCTGTCACCACCTTCATTTTCTCGATTACCATTGAGGCCCCATGGTTGACTAACTGTTGCAGGATTACTCATGGATCGATAGTTAATTCGCAAGGGAAATTAATCGCACTATCTAGGTATTGCAAGTTATTCTAAACGAGCAAAATTTCGTACAAGGAAATTGTGCCTGGCAAAAGTCTGTGATAAACTTAACTGATAAGGTAATATAcagaattttcttgaatttaccTGAAAGAAACCCCACTCTTTACATGCCTGATGAAGTTTTGCCATTTCATTTTGGTATTTTGAATGACTAGTTGCAAGTTTCTCCATGTCAATGACTGGAACCTGTGAAGGATCATCGGTTGAAATTTCATCAAGGATCATTTCAGGCCGGATGTATCGATGCGGGATCTCTTTGGAGCAATTAGAAGCTAGTTCTTGCACATTCTCCACAGGGAGAGAACCACCAAGGTCAGCTCCATTTATGGCTACCTCAGTTTCCATCGATCAATAATGTCCCAGATGTCAATCACCATTCCCTTAGTGCTGTTGTTGTTTGATCGATCTTTGGCTTAATTGTATGACGAGAAAGAAATTTTGCTGTCTACAACTATGTACTTAGATGGACAAGAGAATGCAGCATTAAAAGTATAGAATTATTTCCATTGTGGACTCCAAACTATACCTCCTTTTCTATTCTTAAACTTAAAATTGTCTCATTATAGTCCAATTATTGATGGAATTATGCATGTGTCTTTCTTTAATTAATTCAATGTTCCATAATTTTTTAATGTTGGACAGGTCATGATTCTCCATTACTAGCTCAATATTGTGCTAGGCTTGTCTGGTCCAGCTCATTTGTGGGCCAAACCACAAAACAAATCCCGTTAGgttaaaatcaaatttgacttggaaagcttgacttttctttcttgaaaaacaAAGGACAAAAACTTCAATCAAGAAATTAATCAACAGGAAAAAAGAGTAGCCACCATTTTTTGCCTTGTCTTGGTGAGGAACGAAGAGAGAGAAATAACTTCAAGATCTTGATTTGAGGGTGATTCGAAATCTGATTGAGACGAAATTTTGTCCACGCGATTCTCTCGTCAAACTCTATCCATCTATTGGTTCAGATTTTTGGATTTCCTCTTCGTTTGGTAACACCCTTCTAAACCTACTTCTTTGATAATTGTAGGTttttggggtgattttgtaACGATTTAATTTGGTTGATATTGGTGATATTATTGTCATCTGGATATTCTAGATAGATCTGTGCATTTCCATTATTGTGATAGTCAAGATTTTTTGACTGGATTAGATCTCATGATTttttcaatttggatttttacgtaaaaatcttggtgtcctataccttttatttttctatattttattattaCTGTTGGTATTGTTATTTGGTGATTTGATTTATTCCTCTTTTAATTGATATTTGGAAAAAGAGTAATTTGTCCTGAGTTAACTCGGATATTGTGTGTCCGCACCAGTACTCCTTTCCCAACAAAGTGGCATCAGAGTAGATAGGTTGGGTTGCTCAATTGTACAGGTTAAAATGGAGGACTCAAATAGTGGTTGTATGATCAaattaaatgcaactaattatTCGACTTAGAGGTCTAGAATGGAAGACTATTTGTATTCTAGAGATTTGTTTGATCATGTTATAAGAGATATGGCTAAAACAAAGTGACATAAGTGATGATAAATGGACAGTTATGCATAGGAAAACTATTGGTAATATTAGAAAGTGGATTGGAGAGAATATCTTCCAACACTTTGCTAATGACACCAGAATTGCTGTATTGTGAAAAAAGCTTGAGAGTGTGTACGGACAGAAGATCGGTTTGAATAACGCTAGTTGTCTGAAGCAGATTACTCGGATGAGATATAAAAATGAGGAAGATATGACTGAGCACTTGAGTAATTTCTAGAGATTGATAAACCAGGCAGCTacgttgaatttgaatttggataATGAGGTGTAGACTTTATTATTGTTCAGTTCACTATCAGATAGTTGGGAAACCATGGTGGTCTCCATCAGCAATTCAGTTCCTAATGGTGTGTTGACCATAGTTATTGCAAAAGAAGCCATGATGAATGAAAAGTTTAGGAGGACGGAACAAGGAATTATTTGAGTCCCAAACCCTGgagatagaaaagaaagaaagagaagaagcaAAAGCAGAGGACTCCACAACAGGATTGACAAATCCAAAGGCAGTTCTAAGTTGCgaaaaaatattgcatgcttttATTGCATAAAGAATGAGTATTATATGAAGGAgtacagaattttaaaacgggaacAAACTGAGAAAAAAGGTAAGttaaatgaaaaagatgatgaggAAACTACACCAGTTGTGGCAGCTCATGATGGTATATTTGTGTTATGTGATGATGATCATGTGAATATTATCTGTTATGACAGTGATTGAGTAGTTAATTTGAGTGCATCCTATCATGTTATTTCTCATAGGCATTTCTTCTCAGCCTATACTGAAGGAGACTTTGTAATATTAGGATGAGAAATGACGTCTCATGCAAAGTTGTTGGCATGAGAGACATATATTTGGACACAGATATTGGTGCCAGTTGATCTCAAGAAATACGCAACATGTTATCCTACACTTTCTTGTGTGAATGAAAAATTTGGTGGTTAGAAGAAAAGCTCAAGCATCATTTAGAAACACCTTTATATCACTTCAAATGATCTAGATTCCATGGAGTCACAATTCTTGACTTGTGAAGCCAACTTTTGTCAAGAGTTTACATTAGAGGACACAAAGaggtttgaaaatttccttataAATAGGGATTGTGTCTTTCATTTGAGCTAAGTTTGAGAGATTGGAGAGAAGAGAAGCACCATAAAATATTGCTCTTAAGCTCCTAGTTCTTTAATTTAATGTAGAATAGGTTAGTATACTTTATCCATCTTATATTGTAGTTAAACAAAGATAAAGTTGAGGATGAAAATGGAGTGTTTGgaactcaagtgacatgggtgaCATCTTTTTTAGCACTTTATTTCTTGTATTGATTCTCATGTTTAGTGAGTATTCAAGTTTGGTTCTTGTTGTGTTTTATTTATgtcttgctagtttttataCCTAGGGAATGGATGAAATTCTATTATTGTTATGTGGGGTTTTTCATGGTCATTTGAGCTTATTTCTTATGCAAGTTatttagtactatcgttatttcaatcatgattaacttgatccattaattgtgattatctaaaaaTGTTGTATCATCAATAACTATTTTGATTCAATGCTAGTTCATGGAAGTGTTATATTTAGGGAGTTAACTCACTAATATACGTTGCACCGTTGAAGCCTTGGTGGCTTGTCTATGtaattttgtagaatttaatgAATCTATAGCTAGTTTCATGTCATGTTAGTAGATTTGAAGTAGTTATTGGTATAGTTGGTACATCAGCGATAGCGTGCATCACGTATATTTGAAAATTACACGATAACTACCCAAGGTAAATAAACTTAATTAACTGGTAATTTCATTTGCATGAGTAGTTGGTAAGTCCATGACTCTATGAGTGTCTTAGTTGTTGTTTTTCCTACTTTCATTGCATGTTGGTAGAGTAGATTTACATGCTTTATTTGCGGTAGTCTAGATAATAGAGAAGTTGAAAATCACTAGTAGTTGAATATCTTTCCTGTGGGATCGACATCTTAATTATCTCTATACTTGTCTCGATCCGTACACTGTCGTGAAAGTGTGGCAATTGGGCataattaatttaataattaaaaattttaacttgTAAGATGTAAACCACTCCAAGTTTTGGCACTATTGCTagtgaagatttggttcaatatCAATGTTAAGAATGACTTTGTTAGTTTAGGTATTTTGTTGGTATTTCTTTTGCTTGAAGTTTTGTCTTAGTAGAGtctttttgtgtgtttttttaatgttttgttTGTGAGTTTTATTAGCTATTCTTCTTGATtaattttgcttttgaattgattgaaagaatttttaggtTCTAAATGAGAGTCAAAAAAGGAGAATCAAGACTTGAGAGAAAGAAGTTTGGCAATAGATCCCAACTACTTGAATACTTCTACACTAGTGGTAACTAAGGAAGACCCATAAGTATGTATGAAAATGATGGTATTAGTGCATTAAATGCTCAAGTAGATATGTTGACATCTATTCTTGAACAAAAAAAGATACTATTGCTTTCAATTTTAATcatatgatttgtgacttgtgtgaacGTTATCATGCAAGCATAAAATGTGGATTACTATGGTGAATTTGGATATTAAATTCTTGTTTGATCAATGCAAACTTAATTGGGATAATTCTTATGAATATGGTTGGAATactcaatgtatatatatagtaattcttcaattatttattattatcaaccCGAAtgtgtgtccaatatgaatttAAGTCATCTTGGAGATTAGCTATAGAAAAGTTAGCTAATACATTTTTATCTTAGAAGAAAACTAGTGAAAGAGTAGCTAACGAAtctaaaccatcttgggagaTAACTATAAAAAGGTTAACTAATCAAATTCagtcaaatttagaaaagttAGCTAATGCATCTAATGGCCATTTTGATAGTGCTAAGGAAATgctagatgaattagcttctcattTTAGCACAATACAAAACTAATTGCATGTTTTGTGTAAAGCTATTGCTTCTAATAATATACAAAACAACCCTAACATAAATGACGGGAATGTTGCATGTTAAAATGGATATCTTTATTGTGAGAATGATGAAACTAATTTGCATTTTAGTGAGGAAATATCTACTTCACATAATAATATCTATCGAGCTAACTTTCAACCTCAAGAAGCAAGTATAAATGATGTATATTTAACTTCCCTTGAGGAATAGTTTGAAAATGTAGGTTCCAAAAGTCATAATTATCCAAGAAAGTCTTGCAGATATTGCTTTGgtgagttctcaagtggtgtaaATGTAAGGTGAAATCTATGAAACATTTGAGATAGGTAAGCCACTCTTGACTCTCAAATCATTTGGAGATAGGGTTCATGAGGTGGAGCCATTGTTCATTGACCTGTCACGTTCAAAGTTGATAGATTATTCACTAACGAAGCCACCTTAACAAGGGCACAAGAATAGTTAAGTTAATAATTATAAAGAAGCGCTTGTTGGAGGCAACCcaacatttttataattttattccATTTTGGTGTATTTTTACATTTCTTATGGGTCTTAAAGTTCATTTATTATGCTTGTTTTGCAGGAGTTCGAGAAAGCAGCAAAATGTGCTTTTAAGAGGAGCGAAGATGAGGGAACTTTCATGCTCAATTTGCATTTTCAAGTTTCTAATGTTAGTTTCATTGAAATGAGAATGGAATCATTGAACACAAATGTGTTTTTGTAAATAAAAGATGGTTTTGAAGTGAAATTACATATTTGAATCAAAGTTGGAAAAATGACCTTTATGCATGTGAAACTAGGTTTTGTGTTAAAAAAATAGGGGAGAGAATCAGGAGAATAAACCATTTGATACTTCACCTGATTTTAGACTGGTTTCTCTTGAATGATTTTGCAAAAAACTCAAAAAACCAATCTAACAGAAATCAATCAATGAAAGAAGCTGAAGGTTCCATGGTTTTGTGTGAATAGGAGAAGAAACCAGTTACAGAATGGGCTGATGTAACTCATGATTCAAAGATGGTTATGAGCGTATGAAGTTTGTATATCCTTTTGTTCACATTGAATTTCAATTTAACACTTCCCTCCTTTCTTCTTTACTTCACACATTCACACTTCCTCTTCATACCATCTCCTCAATCTCCAATTTCATCCATGTTTCTTACTAAAAATTACCATAAAATCATTCTAAACATCTTGGGAAGCAACTCCCATTGATTTAAATCCAACAAAAATAACTTTTGTGGGATTTTTGCTCAAGTaattaggattttcaaaatctaAAAGTCTTGagtttggagttgtttttgaagcAAATTCTTGGGCCTTTTTGCATCAATAGCTTATTCTAGCATCATTCTACAGATTAGAGGTAACATCTTTCAACTTAACTCCATAGTTtatatttcaatatttttgcatttcttgagttttttttaTTAACTTTGCAATGCTGATTATATGATGCTTTTTGTTGAAGTTTTTGGACTTCCTTGAGTTTATTACCATCTATGAACATGTCAAAAAGGATAGATTAGGAAAATTGTTGAAGAAGTTAAATTGTCAAGTTTCTAATTTGTTGATCATTGTAGATATTTGGCATGTGGTGATGTTTATTGATGTTTATGGGCTTAAATAGACACAATTGGACCCTATAAATGTTCTTACTTTCTTAACTTTAGAAATAGGgtgaaaattgtgaaaatacCAAATTGTCGTTTTcccaaaatttgacaaaaatgaATATTGTGTAGAAAAAAGTACCTAAGTTTCATTAGGCTTTATTGTTAACTCCACATGACCTGATTATCATCTTTAAATATCTATATTTTGTGTGTATGGAGAACTTTTGGGTGAAATTGGCAACTTAAGGATAATTTTGCATAAATTGGGGAATGGTGAATTTGAGCATTGGGTGAAATTTGTGATGCATATTTGTAACATAAAAAAACTTGTTAAACGTACTTTATACtacctttttatcttatataggTACAATGGTGATGCCTAGGACTGTCAATGGGGTTGGGCAAGCCCGAGCTCAGCTTGTTCAACCCAACAAAAAGCTTGATGAGCCCGACATTTTAGTAAGCCGGTCTGAGTTTGAGTCTAAAGACTCTTCCATAAgctttcttgagagccaatattagTGATGCATAACTGAATCTCTaacttttcttattggttgaataaatttttgtgttggcataatattggttgatttCTTTTTGATCTACAAACACATATCATCAAGCATGTTTGGATTCAAATCACAAGATTAtgaaaaaagtttcaacttttaaagatgtattggcttatgatcgcatgttttattactatttttcatgcattttgaacaaattaaatgtaaatattgttgaaaaagttttggtttatataatttttaagaactattatttgttcatgtttagttttaatattatagtcttgtaaatgttaaattagttttacaacttaatagttgTAGTtgttatattaagaaaattaaggagtaataagtgaACTTGGGCTAAACCCGATTAAGCCTCACAATCCgaatattatgtgagttgagtATGAGTTTCATATTTATGAATTCGAAACTCATAACCCGAAACCCGAAAATGTTCCAAATTAAATGAGCTGAGCTTGAACTTATGAAAGCCCGACTCATTAGGCCCGATTGACAGGCCTAGACTGATGCCTAAGGAGGAGATGGAGTGCCGATGACTCTTGTTGATAAGCTTGCATTTTGTGTGTTTAAGTGtattttattatatagttttaatgtgttttagtcatttttatagctaattaatgCGGGTTCTAGTGAAGTTTACATTTTATCGTTTAAAGTGTAAAACATTACATttctatggattaaagtggtgaaaattttatgtttttataggtttaatgattcaatcatcaattgggGTGAATTAAGAAGATATTTGAATGCTTGTTGATAATTTGAAACAATataaagagaatatgaagtgcaaaataatcaaaagattgAAATGCAATCAAATATAAAAGAAGAGAAATTTGACAGTTTTGATACCTGTTGGTATTTTAGTTATATCTTGAGCTAAAAGTATCATAGTGAGGTGATTCTTgagttattttgaaaataacACATATCTCTACATTTCTTGTGAGACATCAAAATCTAGTTCATGAGTTTTCctagtcaaaaagtcgaaatacagtcatccatttttgttgtcaaaagttGAAATAGGGGATTGATtaatcaagggtattttggtcatttatcaGTCTACAGAGCTCCAAATTAGGTGATTATTAAAGCATTGAAAAGCCAACTCAAAGGGCtgaaactttgatgttttgtaCAAGAGCTAGTTCAGCCTCTATTATCAAGAAAAAATCAGTTGAAATTGATACAAAAACAtagtaaagttgaaaattgataaaaaatgaGGAAATCTGCAATAAGGCAAAACAAGGGGTGATACGCAACCTCATGCCCATATTTTATGCCCACGTAATCTTCAAACAAACCTGCAACATACATATCAACTTGTTCTGCATTCACACAGCTATTCTAGGTTATCTCCAGCTCAAAATTTCAGTTGTATTTGTAAAGAAAAGTGTGAAAACTTGTAGAAGCATATTTGGGAATCTCAAGATGTATTTTACATCAACTTTAACAACTCATTTGTAACttgaattcctctataaataAGGGACTTGGAGAACATTTTTCATAACTGATGAATGCCTAGAGACACTATCAAAATGTAGTTTTtgctagtttttcttagttcattaatttagttcattagtatagtatagttagtataGTTTATTCATCTTGTACTTGTAGTTAGATAtggatgaagaattgagaagCAAAGATAGAGAGTTGGATCTCATGTGACAAGAGTGACTTTTCtctatcattttttcttttgtatttgatttcatgttttgttataatacaattttggatttatcACATTTTGCTGAAGtttatgtgacgcccccacttcttccaagggcgaacccaagggtattggcgagacgcctgcctaactctcgccaggactcggtacaatttcaattcaagatTAAAGATAAATAACCGAgtaataaaagttgaaggtaaTAAAGAAAAGTTGCTTCCTTAATAAGTATTCAATTCTTACAGTTCAAGATACCAAGTACATCACgttacccaaaatatagaactTTCAAAAGTCATCTAATCAATTACATTCAAAACCTTAATCAAAAGTGCATCAAGTCAGCTTTTCCATAATTCCTTTCAATTCGgttcttgttaaggaaaacaaatctaatggggtgagcgaatactcgtgagaccaagaaaaaatgcaaaacacatagttcaatcAACGATAGCACTTATACGAGAATTAAAGTTTTAACATTCAAGTAGTTCACATTCAATAATAAAAAACACTtgataaggatacgggagctcttaaGAGCTATATTCCATTTGCTTCGCCAAGACTCGATCAAATACTGcccccgcgatgacactccgtcaaccgggtggGTATTAAATCTATAGAACTTCACTTACACTTCTCCATTCACCGTTACACCTCTGCTCCGGCCCGTATTTCTTTTATATAAGGCGATACAACTCGAGTATGCCCAgtgagatctctccaatagatcaagtttatcactttttttttctcatgaCTCACCAAGCTTCatgaccaagcccatgctggcttgAGTTGCAAGGTCGACTGATGAGTTTGGACGTCCCCCACTATTATCACTATAAGTTGAGGAGATTCACTTCAATCAACATATGTAACCATAGTATAATTCACTTttgcaacacttcacttaattcacttagcaattcaaatacacttcacttaaacgaaagcgagtgcgataaagtacacactcgactcgacactttcaaaatactcaatcaatgagaacaattaagcacgtaacaacatttcatacacttgacactcaccaagtcaaaacaaaagtgagtgA of Coffea arabica cultivar ET-39 chromosome 5c, Coffea Arabica ET-39 HiFi, whole genome shotgun sequence contains these proteins:
- the LOC113688771 gene encoding S-norcoclaurine synthase 1-like; its protein translation is MLFLNSLPVSQRNLRFWPNSPTSFRSTLDEYSLQIHKVCMSLFKLIELNLGLEPGKLCSIYQDGTQGIRMNYYPPCRQSDKVIGLSPHSDGTGLTLLVQVNDVQGLQIKKSNTWVPIKPIPGAIIVNIGDMMEIMSNGEYRSIEHRAVVDFQIERLSIAAFHIANLTAKIGPLPELVKENGAQYKTLGLEDYVRLMLSTKLDGKSQLDHMRTNN
- the LOC140007162 gene encoding S-norcoclaurine synthase 1-like; this encodes METEVAINGADLGGSLPVENVQELASNCSKEIPHRYIRPEMILDEISTDDPSQVPVIDMEKLATSHSKYQNEMAKLHQACKEWGFFQLVNHGASMVIEKMKVVTEDFFKLPLQQKMA